Proteins encoded within one genomic window of Humulus lupulus chromosome 1, drHumLupu1.1, whole genome shotgun sequence:
- the LOC133779211 gene encoding uncharacterized protein LOC133779211, with the protein MVKFRDEATQDLVLESGVVHFDKKPVVLRPWTTDIESLKSIKSVPVWIRLPDLGLQYWGVNCLCALVSTIGKPIMIDKITKNRSMIKFARILVEMEIADTLPKFISYFNEKGQIMEQIIDYEWLPTKCTKCKKLGHSVSSCKYVSEAVWRQKDLKQKEGKSGNENAGQTEAEKTVHPNDEIPETEKTASPITAGSIHQVKSTHLAVVQSFTNPVEAH; encoded by the coding sequence ATGGTGAAATTCCGAGATGAAGCAACACAGGATCTAGTGTTGGAATCAGGTGTGGTGCATTTTGATAAGAAACCAGTTGTTCTCCGCCCATGGACTACTGATATTGAATCATTGAAGTCCATTAAATCAGTGCCTGTGTGGATCCGGTTACCTGATCTAGGATTGCAATACTGGGGAGTGAATTGTTTGTGTGCTCTTGTTAGCACAATAGGTAAGCCCATAATGATTGACAAAATAACTAAGAATCGTTCTATGATAAAGTTTGCTCGTATCTTAGTTGAGATGGAGATAGCAGATACTCTCCCGAAATTCATTAGTTATTTCAATGAGAAGGGTCAAATTATGGAACAGATTATAGACTATGAATGGTTGCCAACAAAGTGTACTAAGTGTAAGAAATTGGGACACTCAGTATCTTCATGTAAGTATGTCTCTGAAGCTGTTTGGAGGCAGAAAGATTTGAAGCAAAAGGAAGGAAAATCTGGCAATGAAAATGCAGGACAAACTGAGGCAGAGAAAACTGTTCACCCGAATGATGAGATTCCTGAGACTGAGAAAACTGCAAGTCCGATTACTGCTGGTTCAATTCATCAAGTAAAATCTACTCACTTAGCTGTTGTTCAGTCTTTTACTAATCCGGTAGAGGCTCATTGA